The genomic window TGCTGCATCTTTTTCGCGCTCTGCTGTCTGTTTCTGGCGGCCCGCTTCTGCTGCGGGTTAAATATCCGGATCAGCTGGTTGAACTCAAAGCTGTTCTCCAAACGGCTGATCAGCTCTTTGGCCCGGACCTCGTCCTTACCTTCAATGCCCGAGGACATGAAGTGCCAGGCCAGGAAAAGACCCAAAAACGTAGCTCCCCGGCGCAGGGAAGCGACCTTGATCCGCGAGGAGCTGGGGGTCAGGTGATAGAAGGCCTCTCCGCCCTGGGCCGCCCGCTGCAGCCGGTAGCCCATAAAGGCGAAAAACGAGGACCAGGTGTCGTAATGGGTCTCCAGAAATCTGTACTCCGCGATCAAATGGGCGTCGATGTTCTGCCCGGCCTGCAGGCGATGAATGATCCGCCTGGACAGATTGTCGTTTTCTAAAAGGACCTGCATGTCCAGGTTCATGTATTCTTCAAGCATAAAGATTTATTGGGCCAGCCCTGTTCGGAAATATTGTCAGCATTGATCAATCCAGCAAAACCTTTGAATCACGATATTCATTCACTCTGTGCAGCAGAGAGATCCTTCGCTCGCAGACTCACTCAGGATGACAAGCACTCGTAGACTCTTCCAGGGCTTGTCCTGAGTTTTCGAAGAGCTTGTCCTAAGTCTTCGAAGGATCTGACATGAGAAGGCTATAGATGTGTTTTGTCATTCTGAACGAGTCTTCGAGTGAAGAATCTCTCTTTGGATGGGCTATGATTCTTTATCTATTCCCCCCGCAAAACCACCGGTTCCAGGTAGAAGCTGCCCATGTCCGTCCAGGGCCGCTCATTGTCCTTGTCCACCACCACTGCCGGCTCCCACTCCGGTATATCCTGGATCACAAACCACAGTCCCTGCAGAACCTCTTCGCCATCTCCGCAAACCCGGCTGACCAGCTCCCGGAGCCAGGCCCCGAGCTCCAGGCCTTCACCTTTGGCCTCCCGCCATTCCTGCCTGGCCAGGCTCAAAAAATCCTCTTTCCAGGGCACCCGGCGGGTCTTGATCTCCTCCGGGACATATTCCTCCAGGGCCTTGAGCTGGTCTGTACTTACAGCTACAGGCTTCTTCTGTTCCTGCCTGCTCCAGTTCAAGCGTATTTCAGGCAAGCTATACTGTTCAAGCACCGGCATGCAGAGATCGGTCTGCAGGGCCCGGGCCATGACCTCCTGCTGTTTGCGGACCATCCGGTCCCGATAGGCCAGAGAGCCTATCAGGCTCTGGTAGGAGACGCATTCATGGATGAAATGAATGATATGGGCCAGCATCTGCTCAATACGCCGCCGCAGTCCGTCCAGAAAATCAAGACACAGCTCCACGTCCGCGGACAGATGGGCCGTAGCCGCCTTTTCCCGGCACTCGTAGAGCAGCTCGTATAAAGGATAGTACGGAGATC from Desulfovermiculus halophilus DSM 18834 includes these protein-coding regions:
- a CDS encoding condensin complex protein MksE produces the protein MLEEYMNLDMQVLLENDNLSRRIIHRLQAGQNIDAHLIAEYRFLETHYDTWSSFFAFMGYRLQRAAQGGEAFYHLTPSSSRIKVASLRRGATFLGLFLAWHFMSSGIEGKDEVRAKELISRLENSFEFNQLIRIFNPQQKRAARNRQQSAKKMQQLTIWVLTCLRDLHRLRFIELAPSVNADFDALRILRLPALVRFLEPARRSLDLEYAGQEDLDAAIHSIWSSIDWEEEDNEENGPEDT